Proteins from a single region of Sylvia atricapilla isolate bSylAtr1 chromosome 7, bSylAtr1.pri, whole genome shotgun sequence:
- the MTX2 gene encoding metaxin-2 has product MQSLPRRRPVPVRALGPPALRDMSLVAEAFVTQLAAAEPWPENAALYQQLKEEQILLSDNASSLAVQAFLQMCNLPVRVICRANAEYMSPSGKVPFIHVGNQVVSELGPIVQFVKAKGHSLSDGLDEVQKAEMKAYMELVNNMLLTAELYLQWCDDVTVEEITHPRYGSPYPWPLNRILSYQKQWEVKRKMKAIGWAGKTLEQVLEDVDQCCHALSQRLGTQPYFFNKQPTELDALVFGHLFTILTTQLITDELSEKVKNYSNLTAFCRRIEQQYFEGHEKEGSTIAARSSKKSLLR; this is encoded by the exons aTGCAGTCCTTGCCCCGCCGGCGCCCAGTTCCGGTGCGTGCCCTCGGCCCGCCCGCGCTCCGCGACATGTCGCTGGTGGCCGAGGCCTTCGTGACTCAGCTGGCCG CCGCAGAGCCTTGGCCTGAAAATGCTGCGTTGTATCAGCAACTGAAGG aggaacaaattttgctttctgataATGCATCTTCCCTTGCTGTTCAG GCCTTTCTGCAAATGTGCAATCTGCCAGTCCGGGTGATTTGCAGGGCAAATGCGGAGTACATGTCCCCATCTG GCAAAGTACCCTTTATTCATGTGGGAAATCAAGTAGTATCTGAACTTGGGCCTATAGTCCAGTTTGTGAAAGCCAAG GGCCATTCTCTCAGTGATGGATTGGATGAAGTCCAAAAAGCTGAGATGAAAGCCTACATGGAACTGGTCAATAATATGCTCCTGACAGCAGAG ctCTATCTCCAGTGGTGTGATGATGTTACAGTAGAGGAG ATTACTCACCCAAGGTATGGCTCTCCTTACCCGTGGCCCCTTAACCGCATTTTGTCCTATCAGAAGCAGTGGGAGGTCAAGCGGAAGATGAAAGCCATCGGATGGGCTGGAAAGACACTTGAACAG GTGCTTGAAGATGTAGATCAGTGCTGTCATGCTCTCTCCCAGAGATTAGGAACACAACCATATTTCTTCAATAAGCA acCAACTGAATTAGATGCTCTGGTGTTTGGACATCTGTTCACAATCCTGACTACTCAACTAATAACTGATGAACTCTCTGAAAAAGTGAAGAACTACAGTAACCTCACAGCGTTTTGCCGGCGAATAGAGCAGCAGTACTTCGAGGGTCATGAGAAGGAAGGCTCGACAATTGCAGCCCGATCTTCCAAGAAGTCCTTGCTGAGATAA